One Candidatus Binatia bacterium genomic region harbors:
- a CDS encoding acyl-CoA dehydrogenase family protein, with the protein MISFKPTEEQELIRTTAREFAAAAMRDSARDADEQAALPEGFLDASWALGLTVAQIPEENGGAGMPRSPLLGAMALEELAYGDPALAMAAMAPALFAFAIVDHGTEDQKDRFLPLFCEEKFHPASLALIEPGPLFDPLQLKTTATLSGNEWILTGKKSFVPLADSASHFLVIARNGDAEGADKNLEAFIVERDAAGLTISESGKSLGLRALPTASLDLDQVRVSAADRLGGDEGGDIRSILDAARVGTAAVQVGLSRAVLEYATPYATERVAFGEAIGRKQAVAFMLSDMAIEIDSMRWLVWKAASELEKGVEATRSAHLASRYAAEQSMKIADNGLQVFGGHGFIREYPVEMWYRHARTLGVLEGAATV; encoded by the coding sequence TTGATTTCTTTTAAGCCAACAGAAGAGCAGGAGCTGATCCGAACCACGGCACGTGAGTTTGCGGCCGCAGCGATGCGCGATTCCGCTCGTGATGCGGACGAACAGGCAGCACTCCCGGAGGGTTTTCTCGACGCTTCGTGGGCGCTCGGGCTGACCGTCGCACAAATTCCCGAGGAGAATGGCGGTGCGGGAATGCCACGCTCGCCCCTGCTTGGCGCGATGGCGCTCGAGGAGCTTGCCTACGGAGACCCGGCACTCGCGATGGCGGCGATGGCGCCGGCGCTTTTTGCTTTTGCGATTGTCGACCATGGCACCGAGGATCAGAAGGATCGTTTCCTCCCACTTTTTTGCGAAGAAAAGTTTCACCCGGCCTCGCTCGCGTTGATTGAGCCCGGACCTCTTTTTGATCCTTTGCAGTTGAAAACAACGGCTACCCTTTCCGGGAATGAGTGGATCTTGACTGGCAAGAAGAGCTTCGTTCCCCTCGCGGACTCGGCGAGTCATTTCCTTGTCATCGCGCGTAATGGTGATGCCGAGGGCGCTGACAAGAACCTTGAAGCCTTCATCGTCGAGCGAGATGCTGCGGGTCTGACGATTAGTGAGTCCGGCAAATCTCTCGGCTTGCGCGCGCTTCCAACAGCTTCTCTGGACCTGGATCAGGTCCGCGTGTCGGCGGCCGACCGACTCGGCGGCGATGAAGGTGGTGATATCCGCTCGATTCTGGATGCGGCCCGCGTGGGTACAGCTGCCGTTCAGGTAGGATTGTCCCGGGCTGTTCTGGAGTACGCTACGCCTTATGCCACCGAGCGTGTCGCTTTTGGTGAGGCGATTGGCCGCAAACAGGCAGTCGCATTCATGCTCTCGGATATGGCCATCGAGATTGACTCCATGCGTTGGTTGGTCTGGAAAGCCGCCTCGGAGCTTGAGAAAGGCGTGGAGGCGACCCGATCGGCTCATCTTGCTTCACGCTATGCCGCGGAGCAGTCCATGAAAATCGCTGACAATGGCCTTCAAGTTTTTGGTGGCCACGGCTTCATTCGCGAGTACCCTGTAGAGATGTGGTACCGCCATGCGCGCACACTCGGGGTCCTTGAAGGCGCCGCAACGGTCTGA
- a CDS encoding YheU family protein, producing the protein MDDADEQPLEIPWRDLSGSALDALIEEFVTRDGTDYGAQERDLASRKQDVQRQIERGEVWIAFDQNSQSVNLLRRR; encoded by the coding sequence ATGGATGATGCAGACGAACAACCACTCGAAATTCCCTGGCGCGACCTCTCCGGTTCTGCTCTCGACGCCCTGATCGAAGAATTTGTCACTCGCGACGGAACGGACTACGGAGCACAAGAGCGCGATCTCGCATCGCGCAAACAGGATGTGCAAAGACAAATCGAGCGCGGGGAAGTGTGGATTGCCTTCGACCAGAACTCGCAATCCGTGAATCTACTGCGCCGACGGTAA
- a CDS encoding epoxide hydrolase, giving the protein METRPFTIDIPETVLQDLQERLARTRFPGEIAGADWGYGTDLSYLRDLVTFWKDSYDWRQHETRLNQLNQFEARVDDLWVHVVHEKGTGPAPMPLCITHGWPGSFVEFEQILGPLTDPAAHGGDPADAFDVILPSMPGYGFSEAATTPGMDCEKIADMWVKLMRGLGYDHFAAQGGDWGAMVTGMLGSKYPEELIGIHLNMVVAFPGDPAKALEGLSPEDMAALGDLDHFQKQETGYQQIQGTKPQTLAYGLNDSPAGLAGWIIEKFRTWSDCDGDLESIYTKDQLLTNIMLYWLPESIGSSVHLYCESMRAGKFPPTDYRVEVPTGAAIFPQEIIRPPRAWIEDTYNLQHYRTFDKGGHFAAMEQPAALVESIRDHFRPLRG; this is encoded by the coding sequence ATGGAGACCCGTCCTTTTACCATCGATATTCCCGAAACAGTATTGCAAGATTTGCAGGAGCGTCTGGCACGCACGCGCTTTCCCGGCGAAATCGCCGGTGCGGACTGGGGCTATGGGACGGACCTCTCCTATCTCCGTGATCTCGTTACCTTCTGGAAGGATAGCTACGATTGGCGCCAGCACGAGACACGATTGAACCAACTCAACCAATTTGAGGCACGGGTAGACGATCTATGGGTCCACGTCGTCCATGAAAAAGGGACGGGACCGGCACCCATGCCTTTATGCATTACTCATGGTTGGCCGGGTTCGTTCGTGGAATTTGAACAAATCCTCGGTCCGCTGACCGATCCCGCAGCGCATGGCGGTGATCCCGCTGATGCCTTCGACGTCATCCTTCCATCAATGCCGGGATACGGATTCTCCGAAGCGGCCACCACGCCCGGTATGGATTGTGAGAAAATCGCTGATATGTGGGTCAAGCTGATGCGTGGACTTGGCTACGATCACTTTGCCGCACAAGGTGGTGATTGGGGCGCGATGGTTACGGGTATGCTGGGGTCGAAATACCCCGAAGAACTCATCGGCATTCACCTGAACATGGTCGTTGCCTTCCCCGGTGATCCCGCGAAAGCTCTCGAAGGACTCAGCCCGGAGGACATGGCCGCACTCGGCGATCTTGACCACTTCCAGAAACAGGAGACCGGCTACCAGCAAATTCAGGGGACCAAGCCACAAACGCTCGCATACGGATTAAATGACTCGCCGGCCGGGTTGGCTGGTTGGATCATCGAAAAATTTCGCACCTGGAGTGACTGCGACGGCGACCTGGAAAGCATCTACACCAAAGACCAACTGCTGACCAATATCATGCTCTACTGGCTACCTGAATCGATCGGGTCTTCGGTGCACCTTTACTGCGAATCGATGCGTGCGGGTAAATTCCCGCCAACCGATTACCGGGTAGAGGTTCCCACGGGTGCGGCCATCTTCCCGCAGGAAATCATCCGCCCCCCACGGGCGTGGATCGAAGACACCTACAACCTCCAGCATTACCGCACCTTCGATAAAGGCGGTCATTTTGCGGCCATGGAGCAGCCTGCCGCCTTGGTGGAATCGATTCGGGACCATTTCCGACCGCTGCGAGGATAG
- a CDS encoding lysylphosphatidylglycerol synthase transmembrane domain-containing protein produces the protein MNKTIARLLVSLVVLGVLFINVGPAKLGHVLLEVQPLWFWGAFIAYNSGQVVSALRWKTLGDAVGFETSGLSYIRIYFIGMFFGIAIPSTLGTDGTRALYLGRIPPGATRALSTVVGDRVIGLVTLMTVAALALLFGPRGDLPPILALALGLLSGGSLLAWITAPALASLLPEGNRLRELIRGDLLPLFRHPKLLGKAFTLSILVHLLHIAGQKFLTDALSLDVSWGFIAIYHPLIVLATAIPITIGGFGLREATYALLLPFAGIPADDAIVLSLLWWAVGALGGLLGGVIYAASGGAPAAPGRPPAGPATG, from the coding sequence TTGAACAAGACGATTGCCCGGCTCCTCGTCAGTCTGGTCGTCCTCGGGGTCCTCTTCATCAATGTCGGCCCGGCAAAGTTGGGGCACGTACTGCTCGAGGTGCAGCCCCTCTGGTTTTGGGGAGCATTTATCGCCTACAATTCAGGCCAGGTCGTCAGTGCATTGCGCTGGAAGACACTCGGTGATGCGGTGGGCTTCGAGACAAGCGGATTGTCCTACATCCGCATCTATTTCATCGGGATGTTCTTTGGAATCGCGATCCCCAGTACGCTGGGAACCGATGGCACCCGAGCACTCTACCTGGGACGAATACCACCTGGCGCCACCAGGGCCCTGTCGACGGTGGTCGGAGATCGAGTCATTGGTCTGGTCACACTGATGACCGTGGCAGCGCTGGCGCTCCTGTTCGGCCCGCGCGGCGATCTACCACCTATCCTCGCTCTGGCGCTTGGTCTCCTGTCGGGGGGAAGTCTGCTCGCCTGGATCACGGCCCCTGCTCTGGCCTCCTTGCTTCCCGAAGGAAACCGCCTGCGCGAGTTGATCCGAGGCGACCTCCTGCCGCTCTTTCGCCACCCAAAACTTCTCGGCAAAGCATTTACGCTTTCGATTCTGGTGCATCTGCTCCATATCGCCGGGCAGAAGTTCCTTACCGATGCTCTGAGCCTCGACGTCAGTTGGGGATTCATCGCGATTTATCATCCCTTGATCGTCCTCGCGACAGCGATTCCGATCACCATAGGCGGCTTCGGCTTGCGCGAAGCAACCTATGCTCTGCTGCTCCCCTTCGCGGGCATTCCGGCCGACGATGCCATCGTCCTGTCCTTATTGTGGTGGGCTGTAGGCGCGCTTGGTGGCCTGCTCGGTGGTGTCATCTACGCCGCCAGCGGAGGAGCGCCCGCGGCACCCGGCAGGCCACCTGCCGGACCCGCGACCGGCTGA
- the argC gene encoding N-acetyl-gamma-glutamyl-phosphate reductase codes for MAVKVFIDGHVGTTGLRIHEALAARSDIELIAPAEADRKILDVRRDFLRQADLAILCLPDEASREAVASVAAGDTRIIDASSAHRVSLDFVYGLPEISDLQRESIREGRLVANPGCYPTSVILGLAPLLEEGFLLKEAPITIHALSGYSGGGRQLIEKWEDPQGDLAGLPFEAPYAFDRQHKHIAEMVHFCGLEQAPYFLPAVGPFASGMRVEIPLHASFLQPGATGATIHALLKDRYASELFVKVMPFSEEFLGDEKTLDPGRWNGTNAVSLSVLPHPDGHILLVGLLDNLGKGAAGAAIQNLNLMLGFPEDTGLRA; via the coding sequence ATGGCTGTGAAAGTTTTCATCGATGGGCACGTTGGCACCACTGGCCTGCGGATTCATGAAGCATTGGCCGCACGGTCGGATATCGAACTGATCGCTCCAGCGGAAGCCGATCGCAAGATTCTGGATGTCCGGCGTGATTTTCTGCGTCAGGCGGATCTGGCAATTCTCTGCCTTCCCGATGAAGCATCGCGTGAGGCGGTCGCGAGTGTCGCAGCTGGAGATACACGGATCATCGACGCGAGCAGTGCTCACCGCGTCAGCCTGGATTTTGTTTACGGGTTGCCCGAGATTTCGGATCTGCAGCGGGAGTCCATTCGGGAAGGCCGCCTGGTGGCCAACCCGGGTTGTTACCCGACCAGCGTGATCCTCGGACTCGCGCCGCTTCTGGAGGAGGGGTTTCTGCTGAAGGAAGCGCCGATTACCATTCACGCTCTATCGGGTTATTCGGGCGGAGGACGGCAGTTGATTGAAAAGTGGGAGGATCCTCAAGGTGATTTGGCGGGATTACCTTTTGAGGCGCCTTACGCATTCGATCGACAGCATAAGCATATCGCGGAGATGGTCCATTTTTGCGGTCTGGAACAGGCACCCTATTTTCTTCCGGCCGTAGGGCCCTTCGCCAGCGGGATGCGAGTCGAGATTCCGCTGCATGCCTCTTTTTTGCAGCCGGGTGCCACCGGCGCGACGATTCATGCTCTTCTGAAAGATCGCTATGCGAGCGAGCTCTTTGTGAAAGTGATGCCGTTTTCCGAGGAGTTCCTCGGTGACGAAAAGACGCTGGACCCCGGCCGATGGAACGGGACGAACGCGGTTTCGTTATCGGTACTGCCGCACCCGGACGGGCATATTTTGCTGGTTGGTCTCCTCGACAACCTGGGCAAGGGCGCCGCTGGCGCCGCGATTCAGAATCTGAACTTGATGCTGGGTTTCCCCGAGGACACGGGACTCCGCGCCTGA
- a CDS encoding LLM class F420-dependent oxidoreductase, with the protein MKFGVMFSNVGPMGTPDFLPDFARMNEAAGMESLWTVEHVVVPEGYKSQYPYSRDGRMPGPENSPIPDPIMPLVYAAAFTTKIKLGTGILILPQRHPFYVAKEVATLDVLSKGRAIFGIGVGWLEEEFDGLGIPFQDRASRTRESVAALRSLWKADPEAFDGKFFSWGPMNSNPKPVQGHLPIVMGGHTDISAKRAARYCDGFFPAIADPEKVAHLIQVLHAECDKLGRDPSEIELSVGAGAIDLDGIKRFEDMGVARIGVAPAGFDKNSLEQGLSAFTDSVLSKL; encoded by the coding sequence ATGAAATTCGGAGTGATGTTCAGCAACGTGGGCCCCATGGGAACACCAGACTTTCTTCCCGATTTCGCACGAATGAACGAAGCAGCGGGCATGGAGTCTCTCTGGACGGTGGAGCACGTCGTTGTGCCGGAAGGGTACAAATCTCAGTACCCCTACAGTCGGGATGGTCGTATGCCCGGCCCGGAAAACTCACCAATTCCGGATCCGATCATGCCGCTGGTTTACGCCGCAGCCTTCACGACCAAGATCAAGCTGGGCACGGGTATCCTGATCCTGCCGCAACGACACCCCTTCTACGTTGCGAAGGAGGTCGCTACTCTCGATGTTTTATCCAAAGGCCGCGCGATCTTCGGCATCGGTGTGGGATGGCTTGAGGAAGAATTTGACGGCCTCGGCATCCCCTTTCAGGACCGGGCCTCGCGGACGCGAGAATCCGTCGCCGCGCTGCGGTCGCTCTGGAAGGCCGATCCCGAAGCATTCGACGGAAAGTTCTTCAGTTGGGGACCCATGAACTCCAATCCCAAACCAGTCCAGGGGCACCTCCCCATCGTGATGGGCGGTCACACGGATATCTCCGCCAAACGGGCCGCTCGCTATTGCGACGGCTTCTTCCCCGCGATCGCTGATCCGGAAAAGGTCGCGCACCTCATTCAGGTGCTGCATGCCGAGTGCGACAAATTGGGCCGTGACCCGTCCGAGATCGAGCTATCCGTGGGTGCGGGTGCGATCGACCTCGACGGTATCAAGCGCTTCGAGGATATGGGCGTTGCTCGGATTGGTGTGGCCCCCGCAGGTTTCGACAAGAACTCCCTGGAGCAGGGCCTCTCGGCGTTCACGGATTCCGTTCTTTCCAAACTCTGA
- the zwf gene encoding glucose-6-phosphate dehydrogenase, translating to MGSKSSDVLVVFGATGDLARKMTFPSLYRLAERGLLKVPIIGVAFSDIDDAGLVKYAREAIEAAGIKCKPSVFRQMASKMKYIRGDYLDAETFARLKKAMGKKKHPLFYLEIPPALFEKVVLQLQAADLVSGARVVIEKPFGHDLKSARELNKALLRVLREDQIYRIDHYLGKHPVQDLLVFRFGNTLFEPIWNRRYIRSVQITMAESFAVEDRGAFYDDVGALKDVVQNHLMQVVALLAMEPPASAEASSLHEEQIKVFHSMQQVQPENYIRGQYRGYQEVEGVRRGSKTETFCALRLDIENWRWGGVPFFIRTGKGLGVTATEAVIELHEPPKAFFGHGKKDPLPNRLHFRLGHNPGVSMDVQAKRPGSGLESASVNLNVDFSEALGHTALPYERLIGDALHGDPTLFATERAVEGTWGVIDKILGPVGRAHRYDCGSMGPKAADALTRGFGGWVQPADPQQPKRGSPAKR from the coding sequence ATGGGTTCTAAAAGCTCCGATGTACTCGTGGTCTTCGGTGCGACCGGTGATCTGGCTCGCAAGATGACTTTCCCCTCACTTTATCGACTGGCCGAAAGAGGCTTGCTGAAGGTTCCCATTATCGGTGTGGCGTTCTCCGATATCGACGATGCCGGGTTGGTGAAATACGCCCGCGAGGCGATCGAGGCGGCAGGCATCAAATGCAAGCCCTCCGTGTTTCGCCAGATGGCATCAAAAATGAAGTATATTCGCGGCGACTATCTGGATGCCGAGACTTTTGCCCGGCTGAAAAAAGCGATGGGCAAGAAAAAACACCCGCTCTTTTATCTCGAGATCCCGCCGGCACTTTTCGAAAAGGTGGTTCTCCAGCTGCAGGCAGCGGATCTTGTTTCGGGCGCTCGGGTGGTGATCGAGAAGCCCTTCGGACACGACCTGAAGTCGGCAAGGGAGCTCAACAAGGCGTTGCTTCGGGTGCTGCGTGAAGACCAAATCTACCGAATCGACCATTATCTCGGGAAGCATCCGGTTCAGGATCTTCTGGTCTTTCGCTTCGGGAATACGCTTTTCGAGCCAATCTGGAACCGGCGCTATATACGCTCGGTGCAAATCACCATGGCCGAGTCTTTTGCTGTCGAGGACCGTGGGGCTTTCTACGACGATGTTGGGGCCCTCAAGGATGTAGTCCAGAACCATTTGATGCAGGTGGTGGCGCTTCTCGCGATGGAGCCGCCAGCGAGTGCGGAAGCATCGAGTCTGCATGAGGAGCAAATCAAGGTCTTCCATTCGATGCAGCAAGTGCAACCCGAGAATTATATTCGTGGGCAGTATCGGGGCTATCAGGAGGTCGAAGGCGTCCGTCGCGGATCAAAAACAGAAACGTTTTGCGCCCTGCGTCTGGACATCGAAAATTGGCGCTGGGGAGGCGTGCCCTTCTTTATCAGGACGGGCAAGGGGTTGGGTGTCACAGCAACCGAAGCGGTTATCGAATTGCACGAGCCGCCCAAGGCATTTTTCGGTCACGGAAAAAAAGATCCCTTGCCGAACCGGCTGCACTTCCGACTCGGACACAATCCCGGGGTTTCGATGGATGTGCAGGCCAAGCGACCTGGATCCGGGCTGGAATCCGCGAGTGTGAATTTGAATGTCGACTTTTCGGAGGCTCTCGGGCATACGGCGCTGCCCTACGAGCGACTGATCGGGGATGCCCTGCATGGAGATCCCACCCTGTTTGCAACCGAGCGTGCGGTCGAAGGGACCTGGGGTGTGATCGACAAGATTCTTGGCCCGGTGGGACGAGCGCACCGTTACGATTGCGGATCGATGGGGCCGAAAGCGGCCGATGCCCTCACGCGGGGCTTCGGCGGTTGGGTGCAGCCAGCAGACCCACAGCAGCCAAAGCGGGGGTCGCCCGCGAAGCGCTAG
- a CDS encoding acyl-CoA dehydrogenase family protein: MIDFQVSERDEKIFNMMREESLIARKYARYYDAQEEHEMPPEVLPEGADLPAARRDLIGQRVIGEDGGFAVLHMGLTIERTWGDYAVEVRRSPGGLGNAALQAAGSPEQVARWSSMTLAMAITEPGCGSDPSALRTTATLDGDEWVINGEKIFVTLGVRAAGVVVWATLDPTAGRAGIKSFLIEKGTPGFNVVKKEKKLGIRAEDTAAYHFENCRIPRENLLGGDEKVAQKGSGGFKGAMKTFNMTRPAVAALGLGISQAALDFTKDELSKVGIELTYGGGAGSENAIVKRFLELEALQEAAYLTVMRAAWLADEGQPNNMEASIAKAKGGEAVRKVTQGCIEILGPMGISEDHLLEKWFRDCRIIDIYEGTGQIQHLIIARSLLGYTRAELS, encoded by the coding sequence ATGATAGACTTTCAGGTTTCCGAAAGAGACGAGAAAATTTTCAACATGATGCGAGAAGAGAGTCTGATCGCGCGCAAATACGCGCGATACTATGACGCTCAGGAAGAGCATGAAATGCCACCGGAGGTCCTGCCCGAGGGGGCCGACCTTCCGGCCGCTCGCCGTGATCTCATCGGGCAGCGCGTCATCGGCGAAGATGGCGGGTTTGCCGTCCTCCATATGGGTCTGACCATCGAGAGGACCTGGGGAGATTATGCGGTCGAAGTCCGCCGGTCCCCCGGTGGTCTTGGCAATGCGGCCTTGCAGGCTGCAGGTTCCCCCGAGCAGGTCGCCCGCTGGAGTTCGATGACTTTGGCCATGGCCATCACCGAGCCCGGCTGCGGGTCGGATCCTTCGGCGTTGCGCACAACAGCCACGCTCGATGGCGATGAGTGGGTCATCAATGGAGAGAAGATTTTTGTGACGCTCGGTGTCCGTGCGGCAGGGGTGGTGGTTTGGGCGACACTCGACCCGACCGCCGGTCGGGCAGGGATCAAATCCTTCCTGATCGAAAAGGGAACTCCCGGTTTCAATGTTGTCAAAAAAGAAAAGAAACTCGGGATTCGTGCCGAGGATACAGCGGCCTACCATTTCGAGAATTGTCGCATTCCGCGGGAGAACCTGCTTGGTGGGGACGAGAAGGTCGCCCAGAAAGGCTCCGGGGGCTTCAAGGGTGCGATGAAGACCTTCAATATGACCCGTCCTGCGGTCGCAGCTCTCGGTCTGGGAATCTCGCAGGCAGCGCTCGACTTCACCAAGGACGAGCTGAGCAAGGTCGGGATTGAACTCACATACGGGGGTGGTGCCGGAAGCGAAAATGCGATTGTGAAGCGATTTCTTGAATTGGAAGCGCTTCAGGAAGCTGCCTACCTGACGGTGATGCGCGCGGCCTGGTTGGCGGACGAGGGTCAGCCCAACAATATGGAGGCCTCGATCGCCAAAGCCAAGGGCGGGGAGGCGGTCCGCAAAGTGACGCAGGGTTGTATCGAGATCCTCGGCCCAATGGGAATCTCGGAAGATCATTTGCTCGAGAAGTGGTTTCGAGACTGTCGGATCATCGATATCTATGAGGGCACCGGTCAAATTCAGCACCTGATCATCGCTCGAAGCCTGCTTGGCTATACTCGGGCTGAGTTGAGTTAA
- a CDS encoding ATP-binding protein, with protein sequence MSSPIQPAAFEAAMSEQAHETTARALLWVGVIYLGLALVNFFLPPDDLDSSFVLPSLVVGAIFLGLGRWVRGGKGGREVRALFLAGLVGLSFSAAVVEVSANASSFYVLLSSMVGIGCLSFDLRAMSLLTLIAWVFGWLTIEFRLPPDTGSNLVPQLLGTGALAILLTWIRRSTLTDAVQSIHELELRIQGERIVLDGALDAVVIADDMGNIVEWNDQAHAIFGWSREEVVGRRLADTIIPARYREAHGAGMARLRSGSAPRVVGSRIEIEALHQTGREFPIELTITRSSLSASVQFTAFLRDISERRSAERTQVRAREAAEEADRLKSEFLATISHEIRTPLNGIFGMTEMALEATDDGERRDFLNRSQSCAETLIALVGDVLDFSRFESGQIELEKISFDIRRLAEGVIDTFAVQASAKGVELILAANADVPQFIVGDPTRFRQVLLNLIGNAVKFTHSGHVALDIKVSDATGADDSARLRVSVEDSGIGMAKEDMGIIFDVFRQADASTTRQFGGVGLGLAISQRLVVMMGAEIQVKSVLGKGSRFSFELPLVEGDAEIAMDLEVPSAGRLVLWEKPGRLALHLRGLFESWGCEVTLADSFSDVCRILASADVPYDLLVLRADPSLVTEEIEQVLRLAGEAKTAVLATCPIGEARSVRERFPDIGRLVTRPGNEQDLRQAARSAVEAQAGLDLP encoded by the coding sequence GTGTCCAGCCCGATCCAACCGGCTGCTTTCGAAGCCGCGATGAGTGAGCAAGCTCACGAAACCACTGCAAGAGCCTTGCTCTGGGTCGGCGTGATCTATCTTGGATTGGCATTGGTGAATTTCTTTTTGCCGCCAGACGATCTGGACAGCAGCTTCGTCCTGCCGTCGTTGGTTGTGGGGGCGATCTTTCTCGGCCTGGGGCGTTGGGTCCGGGGCGGCAAAGGCGGCCGGGAAGTCCGTGCGCTGTTTTTGGCTGGACTGGTCGGGCTTTCTTTCAGCGCTGCCGTAGTTGAAGTATCTGCCAACGCGTCCAGTTTTTACGTTCTTTTATCCAGCATGGTCGGAATCGGCTGCCTGTCGTTTGATCTTCGCGCGATGAGTTTGCTGACCCTGATCGCCTGGGTGTTTGGATGGCTGACGATCGAGTTTCGCTTGCCACCGGATACGGGATCGAACCTGGTTCCCCAATTGCTCGGCACCGGTGCCCTCGCGATCCTGCTGACGTGGATCCGTCGTTCGACCTTGACGGATGCCGTTCAATCAATTCATGAACTCGAGCTTCGGATTCAGGGGGAGAGAATCGTTCTCGATGGTGCTCTCGATGCGGTCGTGATTGCCGACGATATGGGAAATATCGTTGAGTGGAATGATCAGGCGCACGCGATCTTTGGATGGTCACGCGAAGAAGTCGTCGGGAGACGTTTGGCAGATACGATTATCCCGGCCCGCTATCGCGAAGCGCATGGGGCCGGTATGGCGCGCCTGCGCAGCGGGAGTGCCCCTCGGGTCGTAGGTTCTCGTATCGAGATTGAGGCATTGCACCAAACCGGTCGGGAGTTTCCGATCGAACTTACCATCACGCGATCCAGTCTTTCGGCGTCGGTCCAATTTACGGCATTCTTGCGCGACATTAGCGAACGTCGTTCGGCGGAACGGACGCAGGTACGCGCGCGAGAGGCGGCAGAGGAGGCCGACCGCCTGAAAAGCGAGTTTCTGGCGACGATCAGCCATGAGATCCGCACCCCGCTGAATGGTATCTTTGGTATGACGGAGATGGCGCTCGAGGCCACTGATGATGGGGAGCGCCGCGATTTCCTCAATCGGTCCCAATCATGCGCAGAAACCCTCATCGCGCTGGTCGGTGATGTTCTGGATTTCTCGCGTTTCGAGAGCGGTCAGATCGAATTGGAAAAAATCTCCTTTGATATTCGAAGGCTGGCAGAAGGCGTGATCGATACCTTTGCGGTGCAAGCCTCGGCCAAGGGTGTCGAACTGATTCTGGCCGCAAATGCCGATGTCCCCCAGTTCATTGTGGGTGATCCGACGCGTTTCCGTCAGGTCCTGCTGAACCTGATCGGGAATGCCGTGAAATTCACTCATAGCGGCCATGTTGCCCTGGACATCAAAGTTTCCGATGCAACCGGTGCCGATGATAGCGCTCGGCTACGGGTTTCCGTCGAGGATAGCGGCATCGGAATGGCAAAGGAGGATATGGGAATTATTTTCGATGTCTTTCGCCAGGCAGATGCATCGACCACGCGGCAGTTTGGCGGTGTTGGACTCGGTCTGGCAATTTCGCAACGGCTGGTCGTCATGATGGGCGCCGAGATTCAAGTCAAATCAGTACTTGGCAAGGGAAGTCGTTTTTCTTTCGAGCTCCCCCTCGTCGAGGGAGATGCCGAGATTGCCATGGACCTCGAGGTGCCATCGGCTGGCCGGCTCGTTCTATGGGAAAAACCGGGCCGGCTTGCTCTCCATCTCCGGGGGCTCTTTGAATCCTGGGGTTGTGAGGTGACTCTCGCCGACAGCTTCTCGGATGTCTGTCGGATTCTGGCATCAGCCGACGTCCCCTACGATCTTTTGGTACTTCGCGCCGATCCAAGCCTCGTCACCGAAGAGATCGAGCAAGTTTTGCGTCTGGCGGGCGAGGCAAAAACCGCAGTCCTTGCGACTTGCCCGATCGGCGAGGCACGCAGCGTTCGCGAGCGGTTTCCTGATATTGGACGCCTTGTGACTCGACCGGGCAATGAACAGGATCTTCGGCAGGCCGCTCGAAGTGCAGTCGAGGCACAAGCCGGTCTTGATCTGCCGTGA
- a CDS encoding GDSL-type esterase/lipase family protein yields the protein MIKKLLLTVFALACGIALLIAFLLWRQGLAAGDPTFFEDEILVFEAADAQQAPLPGGIVFTGSSSIRFWRSLTADMSPLRVLQRGFGGAHMEHVVHNIRRIIIPYAPRAVVVFVGGNDLGSGKSADDLIDDFKEFVDIVQTELPQVDVWLLSMKPSPLRWEKWPEMIKVDAALESMAQENPRIFFVPTGRTLLDEGGTPGDFYIFDGLHLNQDGYDRWTELLRPRLLESYGPFPPGSSS from the coding sequence ATGATCAAGAAGCTTCTGCTGACCGTTTTCGCTCTCGCCTGCGGCATCGCGTTGCTCATCGCATTCCTTCTTTGGCGGCAAGGACTGGCCGCCGGCGATCCGACGTTTTTCGAAGATGAAATTCTGGTCTTCGAGGCAGCCGATGCACAGCAGGCGCCACTTCCGGGGGGAATCGTATTCACCGGAAGCTCAAGCATTCGGTTCTGGCGCTCCTTGACGGCGGATATGTCGCCTCTTCGAGTCCTCCAACGGGGATTCGGGGGTGCTCATATGGAGCACGTGGTCCATAATATTCGCCGGATCATCATACCTTATGCGCCTCGGGCGGTCGTCGTCTTCGTCGGGGGTAATGATCTCGGTTCCGGGAAAAGCGCGGACGACTTGATCGACGATTTCAAGGAATTTGTCGATATCGTGCAGACAGAACTGCCGCAGGTGGATGTGTGGCTGCTTTCGATGAAGCCCTCGCCACTCCGGTGGGAGAAGTGGCCTGAAATGATCAAAGTAGATGCCGCGCTTGAATCGATGGCGCAGGAGAACCCGCGGATTTTCTTCGTGCCTACAGGCCGGACCCTTCTGGATGAAGGGGGCACTCCCGGTGACTTCTATATTTTCGACGGCCTGCATTTGAACCAGGATGGTTATGACCGCTGGACGGAGCTTCTGCGGCCCCGCCTTCTCGAGTCATACGGGCCGTTCCCTCCGGGCTCTTCGAGTTGA